A segment of the Nostoc sp. TCL26-01 genome:
ACTCAATTATTGCTGCCATTGCCATTCAACAAAACTTATCTCTAGTCAGTGGTAACTTAGCACATTATCAACGAATTCAAACATTAGGTTACAGTCTCCAACTAGATAATTGGCGAACTTAACCACTGTGGGCTAGCACAAGGCAAAATAAAGACAGTAAGAGCGATAGGAAACGCTATCCTGCCAATGAGTTACTGCCTTAACCCCCGTTGCCCAAAGCCAGAAAATCCTCAAGATATTAAGTTTTGCTTGAGTTGTGGTTCTAAGTTACTCCTCAAGGAACGCTACCGTGCCGTCAAACCAATTGGGCAAGGTGGTTTTGGCAGGACTTTCTTAGCTGTGGATGAAGATAAGCCTTCCAAGCCTCGCTGTGTGATTAAGCAATTTTATCCCCAAGCCCAAGGTACGAACACCGTCCAAAAAGCGGTGGAATTATTTAACCAAGAAGCCGTGCGATTAGAGGATTTAGGCAAGCATCCGCAAATTCCCGAACTTTTAGCATATTTTACCCATGAAGATCGCCAGTATTTAGTACAAGAATTTATTGACGGAGCAAATCTAGCGCAGGTATTGGCACAAAGGGGTGTGTTTAATGAAGCCCAGATCCGGCAACTATTAAATGACTTATTGTCAGTTTTACAATTTTGTCATTCTCGACAGGTAATTCATCGAGATATTAAACCAGAAAATATTATATTACGTAATAGCGACAAAAAACTAGTGCTGGTAGATTTTGGGGCTGCTAAATCTGCCACTAGCACAGCTTTAAATCAAACAGGTACAAGTATTGGTAGTCCTGAATATGTTGCACCAGAGCAAATTAGAGGTAGAGCTAGTTTTACCAGTGATATTTATAGTTTAGGGGCAACTTGTATTAATTTATTGACTGGGCGATCGCCTTTTGATTCTTATGAGATTAATCATGATACTTGGGTTTGGCAACAGTATTTAAAAACTCCCTTTAGTCAAGAGTTAAGTCAAATTATTAATAAGATGCTAGAAAGCATTCCCATGAGGCGTTATCAAACTATAGAAGAAGTTTTACAAGATTTAAATCAACACTCGCCAGTAGTTGCCACACCTGAATTATCATCAACATCTCCACCCATAATAGTCAATAAAACCTCTAGTCAAATTGACTTAGAATTGGAAGAGATGAAAACTCAGTTTTTAGTTGGTGGAAAAAATCAGCAAAATAAAATTCCGCCACAAAATTCTACACCTCAGTCTCATAACAACAGAAAATCAGATGTTATAGATGACGAATTAGAGCAGTTAAAAGCTAAATATCTCGGTAATAATAA
Coding sequences within it:
- a CDS encoding serine/threonine-protein kinase, producing MSYCLNPRCPKPENPQDIKFCLSCGSKLLLKERYRAVKPIGQGGFGRTFLAVDEDKPSKPRCVIKQFYPQAQGTNTVQKAVELFNQEAVRLEDLGKHPQIPELLAYFTHEDRQYLVQEFIDGANLAQVLAQRGVFNEAQIRQLLNDLLSVLQFCHSRQVIHRDIKPENIILRNSDKKLVLVDFGAAKSATSTALNQTGTSIGSPEYVAPEQIRGRASFTSDIYSLGATCINLLTGRSPFDSYEINHDTWVWQQYLKTPFSQELSQIINKMLESIPMRRYQTIEEVLQDLNQHSPVVATPELSSTSPPIIVNKTSSQIDLELEEMKTQFLVGGKNQQNKIPPQNSTPQSHNNRKSDVIDDELEQLKAKYLGNNNSEGQ